One segment of Curtobacterium sp. MR_MD2014 DNA contains the following:
- a CDS encoding flagellar hook assembly protein FlgD encodes MPLDGITGSVDAATQAAAIAQTAGAKKSQTMDSEVFMKLLVTQLRNQDPSSPMDTNQMISQQTQLATMEQITNQTRTANENFSLQMRIAAANLVGKQVSYTDASTGTAVSGTATAVSYANSVPTVTVNGKEVDLDVISGIKAA; translated from the coding sequence ATGCCCCTCGACGGCATCACCGGCTCGGTGGACGCTGCCACGCAGGCAGCGGCGATCGCCCAGACCGCCGGTGCGAAGAAGTCCCAGACGATGGACTCGGAGGTGTTCATGAAGCTGCTCGTCACGCAGCTCCGGAACCAGGACCCGTCCTCGCCGATGGACACCAACCAGATGATCAGCCAGCAGACGCAGCTCGCGACGATGGAGCAGATCACCAACCAGACCAGGACGGCGAACGAGAACTTCTCGCTGCAGATGCGGATCGCCGCCGCGAACCTCGTCGGGAAGCAGGTCAGCTACACCGACGCGAGCACCGGGACCGCGGTCTCGGGCACCGCCACCGCCGTGTCGTACGCGAACAGCGTGCCGACCGTGACCGTGAACGGGAAGGAGGTCGACCTCGACGTGATCTCCGGTATCAAGGCCGCCTGA